In Cotesia glomerata isolate CgM1 linkage group LG3, MPM_Cglom_v2.3, whole genome shotgun sequence, one genomic interval encodes:
- the LOC123261350 gene encoding uncharacterized protein LOC123261350 yields the protein MSQQIIEAIRSLVDTVSQSYNDLKSNPVSAEQCDRCFNVCQDTINYFNTILLDPQTSVHVKRSVRTQITLLHWFSEQFLLLSGQVVGGDLNQQNNSIKWQDLGNAFSNNIKTGAVINRTHKNVGEFFTFSENIVCAKVQEMLNKVNSLKINVEFFGKFEIPTTNREEVKSFVTQSREILASTDIADWYKNHVTNALIRKIEEFCQEKSGWRLSEISNLVVTMSKYQPLHAGISTWVRIPQKIINRHAVLNIENFDEYCFLWCVVAAIHPPRTSHRERTTSYPHFSEVLKYDGINFPIQIRDIAKFEKMNNLSINVYGLESDFSSEKSDKKSDECVIIPVYLKNCIDWFVGKLKNFAIEVDSYLKNPIPMKPLTKQQLEEHKQANICYICEKKIINSQDKCYDHNHFTGYYRGPAHLSCKIDLLPINKDRYISFTKHVEKTCVNLRFIDSFKFMASSLDKLASNLKEDDKKITKLHYNDLEKFRLVIRKGVFPYEYITSIDKLNDTKLPERKHFYSKLSNSNVTKKNYAFAQLIWKEFNIKTLGEYSDLYLKTDVLLLADIFENFRSNCLKTYRLDPLHYYTVPGLAFDAMLKYTGVELELLTDSEMMLFIEKGVRGGVSQCTNRYALANNRYMGDNFDSNKPESYLMYFDVNNLYGASMSMPLPTGSFEWVELNFDITQEINKFLNNTEGFGYILEVDLKYPEELYDLHKDLPLCPEHFLPPDSKHTKLATTLYDKKEYVIHYRNLKQCLDLGLKLTKVHRILKFRESPWLKPYKDKNTDCRKAAKNEFEKDFYKLMNNAVFDTDSLIYHFTVPNIYEIIKRDIAKFDTSDYPPDNIYNIPLVNKKVLGLMKDENNGKIMSEFVGLRAKLYAFQIYKSKEDQIQMYESDEEVKDDTVKMRAKGVKKSTLRTITFDDYKQCLFDNIKVKKDEYVIKSRNHEVNTLLQTKLALSWEDDKRQLLINSTDTLPWGL from the exons atgTCTCAACAAATTATAGAAGCTATTCGCAGCTTGGTGGATACAGTGTCCCAATCTTATAACGATTTAAAATCGAACCCAGTGAGTGCTGAACAATGTGATCGGTGTTTTAATGTTTGTCAGGATACTATTAACTactttaatactattttattagATCCTCAGACAAGTGTGCATGTAAAACGCAGTGTTAGAACACAGATTACCCTCCTGCATTGGTTTAGTGAACAGTTTTTGCTATTGAGTGGTCAGGTTGTGGGTGGGGATTTAaatcaacaaaataattctattaaatGGCAAGATCTTGGAAATGCCTTTTCAAACAACATTAAGACTGGTGCGGTAATCAACCGTACTCACAAAAATGTGGgggaattttttactttttctgaGAATATTGTTTGTGCAAAAGTTCAAGAGATGTTAAACAAagtaaatagtttaaaaattaatgttgaattttttggtaaatttgaGATTCCAACCACCAATCGAGAAGAAGTAAAATCTTTCGTTACACAAAGTCGCGAAATATTAGCATCTACAGATATTGCTGACTGGTATAAAAATCACGTGACCAATGCCTTGATAAGAAAAATCGAAGAATTCTGTCAAGAAAAATCTGGATGGCGTTTAtcagaaatttcaaatttagtaGTAACGATGTCAAAATATCAACCCCTTCATGCTGGAATTTCAACTTGGGTGAGGATACCTCAGAAGATAATCAACAGACATGCAgttttgaatattgaaaactTTGATGAATACTGCTTCCTCTGGTGTGTTGTAGCTGCTATTCACCCTCCAAGGACGAGTCACAGAGAGAGAACTACTTCTTATCCACATTTTAGTGAGGTACTTAAATACGACGGTATTAATTTTCCTATTCAAATTAGAGATAttgcaaaatttgaaaaaatgaacaatttatctattaatgTATACGGCTTAGAATCTGATTTCTCTAGTGAAAAATCCGATAAGAAATCTGATGAATGTGTAATAATTCCGGTGTATTTAA AAAATTGCATTGACTGGTTTGTgggtaaacttaaaaattttgcaattgaAGTagattcatatttaaaaaatccaatacCTATGAAACCTTTGACTAAACAACAATTAGAAGAACATAAACAGgcaaatatttgttatatttgcgaaaaaaaaattataaattctcaAGACAAATGTTACGATCATAATCATTTTACGGGATATTACAGAGGACCTGCTCATTTATcgt gtaaaattgatttattaccAATCAATAAAGATCGTTATATTTCTTTTACTAAGCATGTTGAAAAAACATGCGTTAATCTAAGATTCATAGactcatttaaatttatggCTTCTAGTCTAGATAAATTAGCATCGAACTTAAAAGAAGATGATAAAAAGATAACAAAACTTCATTATAAtgatcttgaaaaatttagattaGTCATTAGAAAGGGAGTATTCCCGTATGAATATATAACATCGATAGATAAACTCAATGATACAAAATTACCTGAGAGGAAGCATTTTTATTCGAAATTATCCAACAGTAatgtaaccaaaaaaaattacgcaTTCGCTCAATTAATCTGGaaagaatttaatataaaaacattAGGAGAGTATTCTGATTTATATCTTAAAACTGATGTTCTTTTATTAGCTGATATATTTGAAAACTTTAGaagtaattgtttaaaaacttATCGCTTAGATCCTTTACACTACTATACAGTGCCAGGGTTAGCTTTTGATGCAATGTTAAAGTATACTGGTGTTGAGTTGGAATTATTAACTGATTCGGAAATGATGCTATTCATTGAAAAAGGTGTCAGAGGTGGTGTTTCTCAGTGTACAAATAGATATGCATTAGCAAATAATAGATATATGGGTGATaattttgattcaaataaacCAGAATCCTATTTAATGTATtttgatgttaataatttgtaTGGTGCATCTATGAGTATGCCTTTACCAACAGGCTCATTTGAATGGGTTGAATTAAATTTCGATATAACTcaggaaattaataaatttttgaataataccGAAGGTTTTGGCTATATACTTGAAGTTGATCTAAAATATCCGGAGGAATTATATGATCTACATAAAGATTTACCTTTATGTCCTGAACACTTTTTACCTCCAGACAGCAAACATACAAAATTAGCAACTACTTTGTATGATAAAAAAGAGTATGTAATAcactatagaaatttaaaacaatgttTAGACTTgggattaaaattaacaaaagtacaccgaattttaaagtttagaGAGTCGCCATGGTTAAAACCGTATAAAGATAAGAATACAGATTGTAGAAAGGCtgcaaaaaatgaatttgaaaaagatttttataaattaatgaataatgcAGTTTTTG ATACAGATAGTCTAATTTATCACTTTACTGTacctaatatatatgaaatcaTCAAACGTGATATTGCAAAGTTTGATACCTCTGACTATCCACCagataatatttacaatattccattagtaaataaaaaagttttaggaTTAATGAAAGATGAAAACAACGGTAAAATTATGTCGGAATTTGTTGGATTAAGAGCAAAACTTTACGcttttcaaatatataaatctaAAGAAGATCAAATTCAAATGTATGAATCTGATGAAGAAGTTAAAGATGATACGGTTAAAATGCGAGCAAAAGGAGTCAAGAAATCAACTTTGCGAACTATAACATTTGATGATTATAAACAATGTCTATTCgataatataaaagtaaaaaaagatGAATATGTTATAAAAAGTAGAAATCATGAAGTTAATACACTTCTTCAAACGAAATTAGCTTTAAGTTGGGAAGACGATAAACGTCAACTTCTCATAAATAGTACAGACACTTTACCTTGGGGGTTATGA